In one window of Syngnathus scovelli strain Florida chromosome 22, RoL_Ssco_1.2, whole genome shotgun sequence DNA:
- the ndufa12 gene encoding NADH dehydrogenase [ubiquinone] 1 alpha subcomplex subunit 12, translating into MAQYVNIVRRALGQLGGHGGVRGFLLQLFRVNDVKTGALIGVDKYGNKYYEDSKHYFFGRHRWVIYTTQMNGKNTLWEVDGSMVPAEWHRWLHCMTDDPPTTHPPEPKKFLAEVHQFNVSGTSQQYVPYSTTRKKIHEWVPPKAQ; encoded by the exons ATGGCGCAGTACGTCAACATTGTCCGAAGGGCTTTGGGACAACTGGGAGGTCACGGCGGTGTTCGAGGGTTTCTTCTTCAACTTTTCAG GGTCAACGACGTGAAGACAGGAGCCCTCATTGGTGTAGACAAATATGGCAACAAATACTACGAGGATTCGAAGCACTACTTCTTTG GACGTCATCGCTGGGTGATCTACACCACTCAGATGAATGGAAAGAACACTTTGTGGGAGGTGGATGGCAGCATGGTACCTGCCGAATG gcatCGCTGGCTCCACTGCATGACAGACGACCCCCCCACCACGCACCCGCCCGAGCCCAAGAAATTCCTTGCCGAGGTGCACCAGTTCAACGTGAGTGGCACCTCGCAGCAGTACGTGCCCTACTCCACAACACGCAAGAAGATCCACGAATGGGTGCCCCCCAAAGCCCAGTGA